Within Desulfocurvibacter africanus subsp. africanus DSM 2603, the genomic segment CAGCGCAGCCTTCATGGCCTCGCTGTCCTTCAGGATCTGCCTCCTGAACTCCTGGGGGTCGATTGCCGACACCGGCGAATGAACATGTCCGTGCATTCCCACGTCCGCGCCCAGGTCCTGCAACGCTCGCAGATCATGCCAATCGAGAGCGGTCCATAGATCCTCATGGCGTGCGAGATGTTCGCTCGCAGGCTGGTCAAGAGACTTGAGGAGAAGTGGCCCAGGCTTTCCGACGGCCGAGCCGATCACGAACACGGTCGCCCTGAACGCATATTTCTTGGCCAGCCGTTCGTAGACCAGCAGCAGATCCTTGTAGCCATCATCGAAGGTCAGCAGGATGGCGCGCTTGTCGTGTCTGATCTGACCCCGGATCATGAGCTCGAACTCTTCCAGGCCGATGAAGCGGAACCCGAGCCTGGACAGCCGGTCCACATGGGTTTCGAACAGTGTCGGCGGGATGTGCATGCAGCTCTTCGTTTGGCCTGGCATGTCTGGCAATAGCCGATGGTAGCAGAGCACGGGGAGTTTGCGTTCCATTCGGCTCAGCCCGCAGACATATAACGGGTTCAGCAGTCCGAACTGTCGCCGCAGCCAGCGTCTCACGGGTGCCTTTCCGCTGTTTCCGGTTGCTTGCGGGCCAGGGAATGCCGCACCTTGGCGCCGAGCATCCGCGCCTTCATCGAGCCGAACCGCAGCCACTCTCCGGCATGGACGGCGGCGAAGGAGAGCGGATTCCGGCAGCACTCGTACTCTGGGAAGTAGCGCACCGGCTCACCGTCGCCGGCAAGCCCGCTTTTGAACTGGTACACACCCTGGCTGCTCGCCTTGTGTACTCCGTTCAAGTCCAGCAGTTCGCAGCCGCGGCTGCGAGCCCAGCGAACCGCCTCCCAGTGGAGCAGGTAGGAGACTCGCAGGTGCATCGCATCGTCCGCAGTGGCGCCGTGAATATACATGGCGGTCTTGCCCATCGCGACATAGACCACGGCCGAGACAGGCTTGCCCTCATGAGAGCCGACGAAGACGCGCAGCTTGAGGTCGTCAGGCAGCCCGTGCTGAATGTCCCGCAGGGAATCGATGGCCATGAACTCGACGAAACCTTTTCGTGCCACGAGTTGTCCAAAGAAATCGTCAAAAATGGAGAGCAGCTCGTCGCTGGTCCCGGAGACGACCTCGATGCCGTTTTTTTGCGCGTTGCGCAGATAGCGCCGCCAGCGTGGCTTCGTATTGGCCAGCAGGGCCTCCTCGGACTGGCGCAGATCCATGAAGATGGTGCTGTCGGTGCGGCCGGCCTTACGGGCAGGACGATAGCCTTCCTCGTGCAGAACCTCATCGAAGTAGCCCTCGGCCACCATGAAGGGGGAGGGCACGATGCGCAGCAACATGCCGCGACGCTCGACATACTCCTCCCGCAAGGCGGCCAGGGACCAGTGCAGGACTTCGCGCGGGCTGGCGTGGTTATCGGTCCAGTGCAGGGGGCCGTGCCTGACCTGGGCCAGGCCGCCCTTGAGACCCGGCAGGCGAAAGACGCGCACCTGGGTCGCGGCCAACAGATGGCCGTTGCGCGAGAGCACAAGATGGCTCAAGCGCTGCCGGCCAAAGCGTACGGTCCCGTATGCTCCGGCCTGATAGAGATGGGCATCGCCGAAGGTGGGCATCAGTGCGTCCCATTCGTGCGGCGAAAGCGAATCCACCGAGACGGCATACGGCGTGGGGCGGTTCATTGTCTGAATCATCGTTGATCTCCAATCATTTGCAGCGCTCCTGAACACGATCGGCTCCGCGGAGTTTCGGCCGGGCTTTCCGTTTCCTGATCGAGATGCCGCTGAAGGGATGTCGGCTGGCAGGGAGTGCGGGCGTCGAGTGGGTCTGAGATGCCAGGAGGGTTAGGTTTTGGGCTGGGTTCGCATGTCCGATGCGACAGCGAAACATTTTATAAGATGGAGGATCGTTGATGTAGCAACGGCGATGACGGGCATTGGGCCCGTTCGGCCTGTAACGTGAGAGTCGAGCAGGCGGAATGCGGGAAGCCAGGCGCTCGATCAGCTCAACAGCCATCCAGGTCAAGGTGTTTAAAAAGGTATGGCCGACGGGTACTGCAAATATTCTTATTCCATGGCTGTAGCTGGCAGCGAAGTGGCTTGCTACAAAATGCTGCACGTCAGCTTAACCTTGATTCAATATCTTTTGATTTCATGGATTATCTCTTATTAATCCAATGTAAAATCTCAGACTCCGTTCATTGAGTGCTGAGCAATTGTTGATATGTGCTTCTTTACATAATCCTAACTATAGGAAGGCTAGTTATGAGTTGTCAGTATAATATTAACTCTAATAAATAAGGCTTGGTGAGAATCGGATTGAGCGACGCAGCCTTGCTGTTCCGGAAGCCGATGGCTGGGAATCGGATAGCTGCTTCAGGACCAATCATCTGTATTTGGGGCCGCCAAATCTTGGCGCGCACCTCATGAAAAACCCCCGGCGATTGCCGGGGGTTCGTGGTCTCGAAGCATCTTTGCGGCCCTGCGTGCCCAGGAGCGATGCTGCCGCGAGGGTGTCTAGAGCAGAAGGCTCCTGACCGGCACGAGATGCTTGTATTTCTTGGGTGTGACCGGGTCCGGTGTAACGGGGTCAGGCGTGACCGGATCTGTGGAGCCGCCCTGAAGGTACTCGATGGCGCCGACATCGGGCACTCCATTTTGAATCGCATTGCCGAGGATGTCTTTGGTCCCAAAGGTGGAACCGCCGGCGTCGATGCAGGGGGAATCGGCCTTCAGCCGGAGGTCGCCGTTGGCCGGGTCGACCAGCCGCGGGTCGCCCTCCACGTTGCGCATGGATCTCTTGTAGAGACTCTCCAGGCTGGCATAGGTCGAGCAGGAGGAGCCAAAGCGCACGAAGCCCGAGGCCTGGGGGCCGAAGCTGTTGTGCTCGTAAACGTTGCCCGAGCCGTTCGTGCCGTTGTTGTCGCCGCCATCCACCGCGTACAGCCGCTCGGCCTTTGTGCCGTAGGCGATGTTGTTGCGCACCACGTTGTT encodes:
- a CDS encoding lipid II:glycine glycyltransferase FemX; the encoded protein is MIQTMNRPTPYAVSVDSLSPHEWDALMPTFGDAHLYQAGAYGTVRFGRQRLSHLVLSRNGHLLAATQVRVFRLPGLKGGLAQVRHGPLHWTDNHASPREVLHWSLAALREEYVERRGMLLRIVPSPFMVAEGYFDEVLHEEGYRPARKAGRTDSTIFMDLRQSEEALLANTKPRWRRYLRNAQKNGIEVVSGTSDELLSIFDDFFGQLVARKGFVEFMAIDSLRDIQHGLPDDLKLRVFVGSHEGKPVSAVVYVAMGKTAMYIHGATADDAMHLRVSYLLHWEAVRWARSRGCELLDLNGVHKASSQGVYQFKSGLAGDGEPVRYFPEYECCRNPLSFAAVHAGEWLRFGSMKARMLGAKVRHSLARKQPETAERHP
- a CDS encoding polysaccharide deacetylase family protein, whose translation is MHIPPTLFETHVDRLSRLGFRFIGLEEFELMIRGQIRHDKRAILLTFDDGYKDLLLVYERLAKKYAFRATVFVIGSAVGKPGPLLLKSLDQPASEHLARHEDLWTALDWHDLRALQDLGADVGMHGHVHSPVSAIDPQEFRRQILKDSEAMKAALGFRPWAFALPYGQGESYTRRHLQELVARGFRLVFSTHSSRIRVPATHLPLPRLVVQPDEAPSVMCRNVFGASDIIGEFRRRRSPELSLQTWSPGKRPVERRVPRGTNR